Proteins encoded by one window of Sphaerodactylus townsendi isolate TG3544 linkage group LG04, MPM_Stown_v2.3, whole genome shotgun sequence:
- the CTBP1 gene encoding C-terminal-binding protein 1 isoform X1 — protein sequence MGSSHLLNKGLPLGIRPPIMNGPMHPRPLVALLDGRDCTVEMPILKDVATVAFCDAQSTQEIHEKVLNEAVGALMYHTITLTREDLEKFKALRIIVRIGSGFDNIDIKSAGDLGIAVCNVPAASVEETADSTLCHILNLYRRTTWLHQALREGTRVQSVEQIREVASGAARIRGETLGIIGLGRVGQAVALRAKAFGFSVLFYDPYLSDGIERALGLQRVSTLQDLLFHSDCVTLHCSLNEHNHHLINDFTIKQMRQGAFLVNTARGGLVDEKALAQALKEGRIRGAALDVHESEPFSFSQGPLKDAPNLICTPHAAWYSEQASIEMREEAAREIRRAITGRIPDSLKNCVNKEHLTAATHWASMDPGVVHPELNGAAYSRYPPGVVSVAAPGIPTAVEGIVPNAMSLSHGLPAVAHPPHAPSPGQTVKPEADRDHANDQL from the exons GCATCCGACCACCAATCATGAATGGGCCCATGCACCCACGCCCTCTGGTAGCCCTGCTGGACGGCAGAGACTGTACCGTAGAAATGCCCATCTTGAAGGACGTTGCCACGGTTGCATTTTGTGACGCACAGTCCACACAAGAAATTCATGAAAAG GTACTCAATGAAGCAGTGGGTGCGCTGATGTATCATACCATCACTTTAACGCGTGAAGATCTGGAAAAGTTTAAAGCACTTCGAATAATTGTTCGAATTGGAAGTGGCTTTGATAACATTGACATCAAATCTGCTGGAGATCTAG GGATTGCAGTCTGTAATGTCCCAGCGGCGTCCGTCGAAGAGACAGCAGATTCTACGCTGTGCCACATCCTGAACCTCTACAGACGGACGACTTGGCTTCATCAGGCCTTGCGCGAAGGCACGAGGGTGCAGAGCGTGGAGCAGATCCGGGAAGTTGCCTCTGGGGCTGCAAGAATTAGAGGGGAGACGCTAGGCATTATCGGGTTAG GACGAGTTGGGCAAGCCGTTGCACTGCGGGCCAAAGCCTTTGGCTTCAGTGTCCTTTTCTATGATCCGTACCTCTCGGATGGCATTGAGCGTGCCCTTGGGCTCCAGCGGGTGAGCACCCTGCAGGACCTGTTGTTCCACAGCGATTGTGTGACCCTCCACTGCAGCCTAAATGAACACAACCATCATCTTATTAACGACTTCACCATTAAGCAG ATGCGGCAAGGAGCTTTCCTGGTGAACACTGCTCGAGGGGGGCTGGTAGATGAAAAAGCACTTGCACAGGCCCTGAAGGAGGGGCGGATACGAGGGGCAGCGTTGGATGTTCATGAGTCAGAACCTTTCAG TTTTAGCCAGGGTCCTCTGAAGGATGCGCCAAATTTGATCTGTACTCCACACGCTGCCTGGTACAGCGAACAAGCCTCGATAGAGATGCGGGAAGAAGCAGCGCGGGAAATCCGGAGAGCCATCACAG GTCGTATTCCAGACAGCCTGAAAAACTGTGTCAACAAAGAACACTTGACTGCAGCTACACACTGGGCCAGCATGGATCCAGGAGTTGTTCACCCAGAGCTCAATGGGGCTGCGTACAG TAGGTATCCTCCTGGAGTGGTAAGTGTGGCTGCACCTGGCATCCCCACAGCAGTCGAAGGAATTGTCCCCAACGCTATGTCTTTGTCGCACGGGCTGCCGGCCGTGGCTCATCCTCCCCACGCCCCTTCCCCAGGCCAAACAGTCAAGCCGGAAGCCGATAGAGACCACGCAAACGACCAATTGTAG
- the CTBP1 gene encoding C-terminal-binding protein 1 isoform X2 → MGSSHLLNKGLPLGIRPPIMNGPMHPRPLVALLDGRDCTVEMPILKDVATVAFCDAQSTQEIHEKVLNEAVGALMYHTITLTREDLEKFKALRIIVRIGSGFDNIDIKSAGDLGIAVCNVPAASVEETADSTLCHILNLYRRTTWLHQALREGTRVQSVEQIREVASGAARIRGETLGIIGLGRVGQAVALRAKAFGFSVLFYDPYLSDGIERALGLQRVSTLQDLLFHSDCVTLHCSLNEHNHHLINDFTIKQMRQGAFLVNTARGGLVDEKALAQALKEGRIRGAALDVHESEPFSFSQGPLKDAPNLICTPHAAWYSEQASIEMREEAAREIRRAITGRIPDSLKNCVNKEHLTAATHWASMDPGVVHPELNGAAYRYPPGVVSVAAPGIPTAVEGIVPNAMSLSHGLPAVAHPPHAPSPGQTVKPEADRDHANDQL, encoded by the exons GCATCCGACCACCAATCATGAATGGGCCCATGCACCCACGCCCTCTGGTAGCCCTGCTGGACGGCAGAGACTGTACCGTAGAAATGCCCATCTTGAAGGACGTTGCCACGGTTGCATTTTGTGACGCACAGTCCACACAAGAAATTCATGAAAAG GTACTCAATGAAGCAGTGGGTGCGCTGATGTATCATACCATCACTTTAACGCGTGAAGATCTGGAAAAGTTTAAAGCACTTCGAATAATTGTTCGAATTGGAAGTGGCTTTGATAACATTGACATCAAATCTGCTGGAGATCTAG GGATTGCAGTCTGTAATGTCCCAGCGGCGTCCGTCGAAGAGACAGCAGATTCTACGCTGTGCCACATCCTGAACCTCTACAGACGGACGACTTGGCTTCATCAGGCCTTGCGCGAAGGCACGAGGGTGCAGAGCGTGGAGCAGATCCGGGAAGTTGCCTCTGGGGCTGCAAGAATTAGAGGGGAGACGCTAGGCATTATCGGGTTAG GACGAGTTGGGCAAGCCGTTGCACTGCGGGCCAAAGCCTTTGGCTTCAGTGTCCTTTTCTATGATCCGTACCTCTCGGATGGCATTGAGCGTGCCCTTGGGCTCCAGCGGGTGAGCACCCTGCAGGACCTGTTGTTCCACAGCGATTGTGTGACCCTCCACTGCAGCCTAAATGAACACAACCATCATCTTATTAACGACTTCACCATTAAGCAG ATGCGGCAAGGAGCTTTCCTGGTGAACACTGCTCGAGGGGGGCTGGTAGATGAAAAAGCACTTGCACAGGCCCTGAAGGAGGGGCGGATACGAGGGGCAGCGTTGGATGTTCATGAGTCAGAACCTTTCAG TTTTAGCCAGGGTCCTCTGAAGGATGCGCCAAATTTGATCTGTACTCCACACGCTGCCTGGTACAGCGAACAAGCCTCGATAGAGATGCGGGAAGAAGCAGCGCGGGAAATCCGGAGAGCCATCACAG GTCGTATTCCAGACAGCCTGAAAAACTGTGTCAACAAAGAACACTTGACTGCAGCTACACACTGGGCCAGCATGGATCCAGGAGTTGTTCACCCAGAGCTCAATGGGGCTGCGTACAG GTATCCTCCTGGAGTGGTAAGTGTGGCTGCACCTGGCATCCCCACAGCAGTCGAAGGAATTGTCCCCAACGCTATGTCTTTGTCGCACGGGCTGCCGGCCGTGGCTCATCCTCCCCACGCCCCTTCCCCAGGCCAAACAGTCAAGCCGGAAGCCGATAGAGACCACGCAAACGACCAATTGTAG
- the CTBP1 gene encoding C-terminal-binding protein 1 isoform X3 has protein sequence MSGIRPPIMNGPMHPRPLVALLDGRDCTVEMPILKDVATVAFCDAQSTQEIHEKVLNEAVGALMYHTITLTREDLEKFKALRIIVRIGSGFDNIDIKSAGDLGIAVCNVPAASVEETADSTLCHILNLYRRTTWLHQALREGTRVQSVEQIREVASGAARIRGETLGIIGLGRVGQAVALRAKAFGFSVLFYDPYLSDGIERALGLQRVSTLQDLLFHSDCVTLHCSLNEHNHHLINDFTIKQMRQGAFLVNTARGGLVDEKALAQALKEGRIRGAALDVHESEPFSFSQGPLKDAPNLICTPHAAWYSEQASIEMREEAAREIRRAITGRIPDSLKNCVNKEHLTAATHWASMDPGVVHPELNGAAYSRYPPGVVSVAAPGIPTAVEGIVPNAMSLSHGLPAVAHPPHAPSPGQTVKPEADRDHANDQL, from the exons ATGTCAG GCATCCGACCACCAATCATGAATGGGCCCATGCACCCACGCCCTCTGGTAGCCCTGCTGGACGGCAGAGACTGTACCGTAGAAATGCCCATCTTGAAGGACGTTGCCACGGTTGCATTTTGTGACGCACAGTCCACACAAGAAATTCATGAAAAG GTACTCAATGAAGCAGTGGGTGCGCTGATGTATCATACCATCACTTTAACGCGTGAAGATCTGGAAAAGTTTAAAGCACTTCGAATAATTGTTCGAATTGGAAGTGGCTTTGATAACATTGACATCAAATCTGCTGGAGATCTAG GGATTGCAGTCTGTAATGTCCCAGCGGCGTCCGTCGAAGAGACAGCAGATTCTACGCTGTGCCACATCCTGAACCTCTACAGACGGACGACTTGGCTTCATCAGGCCTTGCGCGAAGGCACGAGGGTGCAGAGCGTGGAGCAGATCCGGGAAGTTGCCTCTGGGGCTGCAAGAATTAGAGGGGAGACGCTAGGCATTATCGGGTTAG GACGAGTTGGGCAAGCCGTTGCACTGCGGGCCAAAGCCTTTGGCTTCAGTGTCCTTTTCTATGATCCGTACCTCTCGGATGGCATTGAGCGTGCCCTTGGGCTCCAGCGGGTGAGCACCCTGCAGGACCTGTTGTTCCACAGCGATTGTGTGACCCTCCACTGCAGCCTAAATGAACACAACCATCATCTTATTAACGACTTCACCATTAAGCAG ATGCGGCAAGGAGCTTTCCTGGTGAACACTGCTCGAGGGGGGCTGGTAGATGAAAAAGCACTTGCACAGGCCCTGAAGGAGGGGCGGATACGAGGGGCAGCGTTGGATGTTCATGAGTCAGAACCTTTCAG TTTTAGCCAGGGTCCTCTGAAGGATGCGCCAAATTTGATCTGTACTCCACACGCTGCCTGGTACAGCGAACAAGCCTCGATAGAGATGCGGGAAGAAGCAGCGCGGGAAATCCGGAGAGCCATCACAG GTCGTATTCCAGACAGCCTGAAAAACTGTGTCAACAAAGAACACTTGACTGCAGCTACACACTGGGCCAGCATGGATCCAGGAGTTGTTCACCCAGAGCTCAATGGGGCTGCGTACAG TAGGTATCCTCCTGGAGTGGTAAGTGTGGCTGCACCTGGCATCCCCACAGCAGTCGAAGGAATTGTCCCCAACGCTATGTCTTTGTCGCACGGGCTGCCGGCCGTGGCTCATCCTCCCCACGCCCCTTCCCCAGGCCAAACAGTCAAGCCGGAAGCCGATAGAGACCACGCAAACGACCAATTGTAG